The nucleotide window TGAAGAAGTttagacaagttagctggaccaaacattggaattattttaaattttaattgcTGAGATcagttcaaatataattttgacataaaatgtcttcTCTATATTCGGCGCCCAAATTTTGTCAAACTGTTTGTtgtaatcttgacgaatatttaTATAAGTTGACAATGATATACTCAATAAGCATAATCTGTTCGTTGAGTTAATAGTTTACCATCTTGTTCATACGTTGATGCTGACTGataattatattgattagtagGGTCAGTAGGATGATGATATTGTTGTCGGTGATGATGATTGGATTCACCCTTTATCGTTGAATTTTGTTCATAACCTGGATAACTTTTAACTGAAGCATAATCATCTTGATCAAATGAATGATCAATTGAATCAGTTTTTAAAGGTGGTAATTCTCTATTCTGTGGTCTTTCAACATTATAACAATGACGTAATAAGTACATGACTGGTACATATCCTAAAGTGATTAATGTCATAACAATATTAAGTCCAACAAATTTAATTGTATCCACAAGTCCACCAGCAACAATTGGTCCCAAGGCATAAGCTAAACTATATGAAATATCAGCGATTGCATACACTGAACCATATACTGAAACATGACGTGTATCTACAAGAAAACCCATTGTAGGCAATATTGCTGTATCAACTAATGCAATACCATAACACAAAATACTAATAGGAATCATTAATGCAATAAAATTAGTACAGAATGGTATCAAGAAACAACTTCCTCCTTCAATAGCTAAACCAACTGCAGCCATTAACCATTGTTTACTTGGATATTTATCAGCTAACTTAATTGTTGTTATAACTCCAGCTAAATGTGGTAAAAATGCTGGTAACCATACTAAACCTTCTTGTGCATTTGTTGCTTTCATACTTTTTGACATCCAGTTTGATATTGTCGGTTCTAAAAATGCAAGTGATACATTAGCTACAGTGAGACATCCAGCACATATAGCAATATAAGGATCC belongs to Schistosoma haematobium chromosome Unknown HiC_scaffold_200, whole genome shotgun sequence and includes:
- a CDS encoding uncharacterized protein (EggNog:ENOG410V4BG~COG:U), whose product is MTNFETIKQTFMSKINEPNSQRRMVLFVVCIALLLDNMLYMVIVPIIPDYLQNLRAMDTKQIYWINATHTKRLKDENFIFNKTNGDYKIKWLIHQSETKIGTLFAFKAIIQLLCNPISGTVIDRIGYDVPMMFGLCIIFLSTSVFAFGSSYGLMFIARGLQGMGSAFADTAGLAMIADRYTNEYERTKALGIALAFISFGSLVAPPFGGIVYQYFGKELPFITLAFIALFDGCLLLIIMQPVRIERTVLKTQGNLPKGTPIHRLLMDPYIAICAGCLTVANVSLAFLEPTISNWMSKSMKATNAQEGLVWLPAFLPHLAGVITTIKLADKYPSKQWLMAAVGLAIEGGSCFLIPFCTNFIALMIPISILCYGIALVDTAILPTMGFLVDTRHVSVYGSVYAIADISYSLAYALGPIVAGGLVDTIKFVGLNIVMTLITLGYVPVMYLLRHCYNVERPQNRELPPLKTDSIDHSFDQDDYASVKSYPGYEQNSTIKGESNHHHRQQYHHPTDPTNQYNYQSASTYEQDGKLLTQRTDYAY